One Leptospira semungkisensis DNA segment encodes these proteins:
- the asd gene encoding aspartate-semialdehyde dehydrogenase, whose protein sequence is MAKINVAVLGATGSVGQRFIQLLENHPYFQVTHLCASENSAGKTYGEVMKKRWKISSNIPSYARDIIITLPDPKQTPGVKLAFSGLDASIAGEAETAFAESGIHIISNSKNHRMVENVPLLSAEVNANHLAVIADQKTPGKIITNSNCTIMGVTISLKPLFDKFGIESVMLFSMQAISGAGYPGVPSMDILGNVVPFIGGEEDKAEIEPLKCLGRVEGGKILNADFKISAHCNRVPVFDGHTVCVSVKLKKKASESEILEAWSSFKGEPQELNLPLAPNPPILYRQEEDRPQPRLDLDTGKSMTTVVGRLRPDPILDWKYVVLSHNTVRGAAGAALLNAELMYRKSLL, encoded by the coding sequence ATGGCCAAAATCAATGTCGCCGTTTTGGGAGCTACTGGCTCCGTCGGGCAGAGGTTCATCCAGCTTTTGGAGAACCATCCTTATTTTCAGGTTACCCATCTATGCGCTTCCGAGAATAGCGCAGGCAAAACATACGGGGAAGTGATGAAGAAACGTTGGAAGATCTCCTCCAACATTCCTTCTTACGCTCGCGACATAATTATCACGCTTCCTGATCCAAAGCAAACTCCAGGAGTGAAACTGGCGTTCTCCGGATTGGACGCATCTATTGCGGGAGAAGCAGAGACTGCATTTGCCGAATCGGGCATTCATATTATTTCCAATTCTAAGAACCACAGAATGGTGGAGAACGTGCCTTTACTTTCTGCGGAAGTAAACGCGAATCACTTGGCTGTGATCGCCGATCAAAAGACTCCTGGAAAGATCATCACTAACTCGAATTGTACGATCATGGGGGTTACTATCTCCCTGAAGCCTCTTTTCGATAAATTCGGGATCGAATCTGTCATGCTTTTCTCTATGCAGGCGATTTCAGGTGCGGGATATCCTGGAGTTCCTTCTATGGATATTTTGGGCAACGTGGTTCCCTTCATTGGGGGAGAAGAAGATAAGGCTGAGATCGAGCCTTTGAAATGCTTGGGAAGGGTTGAAGGCGGAAAAATTTTGAATGCAGACTTCAAAATTTCAGCTCATTGTAATCGCGTGCCGGTTTTTGACGGACATACTGTTTGTGTTTCCGTTAAGCTCAAGAAGAAGGCTAGCGAATCCGAAATTTTAGAAGCCTGGTCTTCGTTTAAAGGCGAACCTCAGGAATTAAATTTGCCGCTTGCTCCGAATCCTCCGATTCTTTATCGTCAAGAAGAAGATAGGCCTCAGCCTCGTCTGGATTTAGATACCGGAAAGAGTATGACCACCGTTGTAGGTAGATTGCGTCCCGATCCGATTTTAGATTGGAAATACGTAGTGCTTAGCCATAATACGGTCCGTGGGGCTGCCGGCGCCGCGCTTCTTAACGCGGAACTGATGTATCGTAAGAGCCTACTCTAA
- the pyk gene encoding pyruvate kinase, whose protein sequence is MKNELVNYRKTKIICTIGPATADKKMIQALAESGMNIARLNMSHGNHDFHRSVIRSIKALNKDVLKHPIAILLDTQGPEIRTGDLQVDHLDLKVGESFTFHIIPGEESEEQSVFVNYRDIVKDLKIGDRVTVDNGLINLVVEEIQETALKCKVVDGGKLGSRKHINLPGIRVNLPSITQKDHKDILFGLEEDVDFIALSFVRSAEDIHQLRQIIEENNGHSAIVAKIEDQEAVKNMVEIVEAADGVMVARGDLGVELPIEELPLIQRAIIRECAIKGKRVIVATHLLESMINNPSPTRAEVTDVANAVFEEADAIMLSGETAAGKFPVRCVEMLHKISERVEKAPGLGYVLERVPSTKKEEMARSAALLSDSIKSPAIIVITRRGTTALNVASFHPRLPLIYAFTNMTTVRRKLWLTRSVIPYRIDFSSDPEKTIKLAIETLKTSGRVKEGDQVVILSDIIAGADRVETIQVRDVK, encoded by the coding sequence ATGAAGAACGAATTAGTTAATTATAGAAAAACAAAGATAATTTGCACAATCGGCCCAGCGACTGCGGATAAGAAAATGATCCAGGCGCTTGCTGAATCCGGGATGAATATCGCCCGATTGAACATGTCTCATGGAAATCATGATTTCCACAGATCTGTGATCCGTTCTATTAAAGCATTAAATAAGGATGTGCTGAAGCATCCTATCGCAATCCTTCTCGATACGCAAGGGCCTGAGATCCGAACAGGAGATTTGCAAGTAGATCATTTAGATCTAAAAGTGGGAGAATCTTTTACTTTTCATATCATTCCCGGAGAAGAATCGGAAGAACAATCCGTTTTCGTAAACTACCGTGATATCGTAAAGGATCTAAAGATTGGAGATAGGGTTACTGTCGATAACGGTCTTATCAATCTTGTGGTGGAAGAAATACAAGAGACTGCTCTCAAGTGTAAAGTAGTCGATGGCGGAAAATTAGGTTCTCGTAAACATATTAATCTGCCCGGTATCCGTGTAAATTTGCCTTCGATCACTCAGAAGGATCATAAGGATATACTCTTTGGATTGGAAGAGGATGTGGATTTCATCGCTCTTTCTTTCGTGCGTTCCGCAGAAGACATACATCAATTAAGACAGATCATTGAAGAGAACAATGGACATTCTGCGATTGTTGCTAAGATAGAAGACCAAGAAGCTGTCAAGAATATGGTCGAGATTGTAGAAGCTGCAGATGGGGTCATGGTTGCTCGAGGCGATCTTGGAGTTGAGTTGCCGATTGAAGAATTGCCTCTGATCCAAAGAGCTATCATTAGAGAATGTGCGATAAAGGGAAAGAGAGTGATTGTCGCGACTCACCTTTTGGAATCTATGATCAATAATCCTTCTCCGACTCGCGCAGAAGTGACCGACGTCGCCAATGCCGTCTTCGAAGAAGCGGATGCAATTATGCTTTCAGGAGAAACTGCAGCTGGAAAATTTCCAGTCCGTTGCGTTGAAATGCTCCATAAAATTTCTGAAAGAGTGGAGAAAGCGCCTGGTCTTGGCTACGTGTTGGAAAGAGTTCCTTCTACCAAAAAAGAAGAGATGGCTAGATCAGCTGCTCTTCTTTCGGACTCAATCAAGAGTCCAGCGATTATCGTAATTACTCGGCGCGGAACTACCGCCTTAAATGTGGCTTCCTTTCACCCGAGACTTCCTTTGATCTATGCGTTTACAAATATGACTACTGTTCGGCGCAAGCTTTGGCTTACTCGCAGCGTTATTCCTTATCGGATCGATTTTTCCAGTGATCCTGAGAAAACGATTAAGCTTGCAATAGAAACTTTAAAGACAAGCGGGCGAGTCAAGGAAGGGGATCAGGTGGTGATCCTGTCCGATATTATTGCCGGCGCAGATCGAGTGGAGACTATCCAGGTTCGAGACGTTAAGTAG
- a CDS encoding MBOAT family O-acyltransferase: MNFTTSLFFFFFLFILTLRWVLPLFRSFPPWIPKPILLLGSYFFYLSWNPKFGLLLFGSTLLDYLVGLRMGKASPATRKKLLLVSLLGNLSVLAFFKYFNFFIESGIALFSAFGLNLPLPVWRIALPVGISFYTFQSLSYTIDVYRGEILPEKSFWNYALFLSFFPQLVAGPIVPARTFLPQLATLPIWKDIPIREGIVLILLGVWKKAVFADTLAILPDFFFKSPEIFSTGYAWLAILAYSLQIYFDFSGYTDIALGAALLLGFHLTENFRMPYLASSFSDFWRRWHISLSSWLRNYLYIPLGGNRKGEIRTYINLFLTMLLGGLWHGASWNFVVWGGLHGSFLALERMGTSFFPKLASSDHRLLSFLKKGLYRTIVVLLVILAWVFFRSPNWNTTGLVFEKLFHFSAGIQPNREILRIFSAILLSFMIATWIGAKDEKNSSFKNWYESISPVLFGAGAGFVLLLAVMLAADSQPFLYFVF, translated from the coding sequence ATGAATTTCACTACCTCGCTCTTTTTCTTTTTCTTCTTATTTATACTCACTCTTCGCTGGGTTTTACCCTTATTTAGGTCTTTTCCCCCTTGGATACCAAAGCCGATCTTATTGCTCGGTAGCTATTTCTTTTATCTCTCTTGGAATCCTAAGTTCGGGCTTCTTCTTTTTGGAAGTACCTTGCTGGACTACTTGGTTGGGTTACGAATGGGAAAGGCAAGCCCTGCAACTCGCAAAAAGCTGCTTCTTGTTTCTCTTCTAGGAAATTTATCCGTTCTTGCTTTCTTTAAGTATTTCAATTTCTTTATAGAGAGTGGGATTGCCCTATTTTCGGCATTTGGGCTAAATTTGCCTCTTCCTGTATGGCGCATTGCTCTCCCCGTAGGGATCTCTTTTTACACATTTCAGTCCTTGAGCTATACTATCGACGTGTATAGAGGCGAGATTTTGCCTGAGAAGAGTTTTTGGAATTATGCTTTGTTTTTATCTTTTTTTCCTCAGTTAGTTGCGGGCCCGATTGTGCCTGCGAGGACCTTCTTGCCTCAGCTTGCAACTTTGCCGATTTGGAAAGATATTCCGATACGTGAAGGAATTGTCTTAATTCTATTAGGTGTTTGGAAGAAGGCGGTTTTTGCGGATACTCTTGCGATTCTGCCGGATTTTTTCTTTAAATCTCCTGAGATTTTCTCCACTGGGTACGCTTGGTTGGCGATCTTAGCGTATTCTCTCCAAATCTATTTTGATTTTAGCGGATATACGGACATTGCCTTGGGGGCGGCCCTGCTTTTGGGCTTTCATCTGACTGAGAATTTTAGAATGCCCTATCTTGCTTCGAGTTTTTCGGATTTTTGGAGGAGATGGCATATATCTCTTTCTTCTTGGCTTAGAAATTATCTCTACATTCCCCTGGGAGGAAATAGAAAAGGAGAGATTCGGACCTATATTAATTTATTCTTAACTATGCTTTTGGGAGGGCTTTGGCACGGAGCTAGTTGGAATTTTGTAGTTTGGGGTGGATTGCATGGGTCTTTTTTAGCCTTAGAAAGAATGGGTACCTCCTTTTTTCCGAAATTAGCGAGTTCGGATCATAGACTTTTGTCATTTTTAAAGAAGGGCTTGTACAGAACGATTGTAGTGCTTCTTGTGATTCTTGCTTGGGTTTTCTTTCGCTCTCCAAATTGGAATACTACCGGCTTGGTTTTCGAGAAATTATTTCATTTTTCAGCGGGCATTCAGCCAAACCGAGAGATCCTTCGGATTTTTTCGGCCATTTTGCTTTCTTTTATGATCGCGACGTGGATAGGAGCTAAGGATGAAAAAAATTCTAGTTTTAAGAATTGGTATGAGAGTATTTCTCCCGTTCTTTTTGGCGCCGGGGCCGGTTTTGTCCTTCTTCTTGCGGTGATGCTTGCCGCAGATTCTCAGCCGTTTCTTTATTTTGTTTTTTGA